GACAAACGGGTCATGCTTAATGCCAAAGGCCCCTTGTGGGACGGTAACGAAGTATGGCTTATTACGGCTGGCGGCGTAACCTTTGCCGCATTCCCCAAAGTTTACGCGACCATGTTTTCATCCCTTTACACCCCGCTGCTGCTCATATTATTTGCATTGATCTTCAGGGGTGTTGCCCTTCATTTCAGGGGCAAAATTGAAAGCCCAGCATGGAAAAAGATATGGGATACCCTTATTTTTCTGGGCTCTTTTTTCCCGGCGCTCTTGTTCGGGGTGGCATTTGCCAATATCTTTGCAGGCATTCCCTTTGACGACCAGGGACTTTACCACGGCAACACATTAAAGCTGCTTAATCCCTACGGCCTTTTAGGCGGCGTATTATTTGTCCTGCTGTTCATGCTTCATGGGGCCAACTGGATGACCATCAAGGCCACGGGAGAACTTCAGGAACGCTTTGCAACAATAGCGGCCAAAATATGGATGGTACTTGTGCCTGTGGCCGTAGTTTTTCTCATCGCCTCATATTTTGCCACGAACCTTTATGCCAATTACATCAAGTCACCGGCCCTATTCTTAGTAATATTTGTGGCTGTGGCAGCATTGCTTTGTGCCCGGTACTTTACTGCCCAAAAGGCTTGGTTCAGCGCCTGGTTTGCATCTGCCCTAACCATTATGGGATGCACTTTTTTCGGCGTCTGTGGTCTGTTTCCGACGTTGTTTCCTTCCAGTATGGACCCGACCTGGAGCCTGACTGCATTTAATGCATCTTCAAGCCCCCTTACCCTTAAAATCATGCTCGGCGTGGTGGCAATTTTTATTCCCCTCGTCATTGCATATCAGACCTGGTCCTATTATTTGTTCAAGGACCCTGTTTCTGACGAAGATCTGGACATGGACGAGGCATATTAAGTATAATATTCATTTTGCAGGTTTAATATTGGATTAAGCTTGTATTTATAAACCGACAAAAGTAAATAAGGAGAAAAAAATATGGACAAATATGTATGCGGCCCCTGTGGTTATGTATATGATCCGGCAGAAGGCGATGCAGACGGCGGTATTGATCCCGGCACAGCGTTTGAAGATCTTCCCGAAGATTGGGTCTGTCCCGTGTGTGGCGCAGCCAAAGATGAATTTGAAAAAGAATAATTAACGCCCTGCCCCGGACGTGTTTTAAATCTTAAACACGTCCGGACATTGCGTAAATCATTCAACGCCGGTTGCAATTTATTGACAACCGGCGTTTTTGTAATTTAAAGGGGGAATTATGGATAGATATGAATGCGGCCCCAACGGCTACATATATGACGATGCGCCGGGATGTGATGGAAGCCCGGGAGGATCCCGCCCATGTGACTACGTGTATGACCCGGCACAAGGCGATCCGGACAGTGGCATTGCCCCCGGCACAGCCTTTGAAGATCTTCCTGAAAACTGGAACTGCCCTGTATGCGGTGAACCCAAATGCGAATTTAGAAAAAAAGGGTAACACCCTGCCCGGACCTGTTTGGGTCCGGGAACAAAGCAATCGAGTTCAACGCCAATTCCTGGTTAATGAGCGTACCAATAAATGTCAGATCAACCATAGGCCGTTATTCGATCTTTTTTCCTGCGGTCTGTGTGATCCGTTCAACCACCCATTGGGCCAGTGCCTTTTGGTTTACCCGCTTGATCTCCTTGCGAATCAGGGAAATATCCAGTTCAGCCCGGGCCATGGTTTTATGTCCCCCGGCAGATCCGAATTTGGAAAAGGCCTCCTGGGCTGTCTTTCCGGCGCCTTTGCGCAGACCATCATTGCGAAGGATTACAATCAATCGTTTATCCACCACGCCGGATACCACGCTCCAGTTCACCCCGGCAATGGAGAGAAAAAAATCAGCAGCCACCACCAGTTCATCGGGCTTGGAAATGATTCCAGCATGATAAAAAGCCCGGTTGTCCCGTATGGTTCTTTTTTTTATAGCGTTTCCTAAAAAATCCAAATCTGATTCCGTCATATAGGCCCGCTCAACCTTGGTGACAATATTCATATTCGCATATTTGTACAAAAACTGAAAAGCTCTGATATCCCTGGAAGAGGCTTGGCGGGTAAAATTGGCTGTATCCGTTTTTATCCCCAGCATCAAGGCGGAGGCAAGTTTTGCAGAGGGTTTTACATTCAGGCTGCGCATATATTCGCTAAGCATTGTGGAACAGGCCCCGTAATCGGGCCGGATATCTACAAAAACACCATCAGTACAGGATAATGGATGGTGATCAATGATGGCATCATATTCAATACCTGAAAAATTCTCATTATGGTCGGGCTGGGAATCAACCACCACAAATTTATTAAACAAAGCTTTGTCCACATCTGTCAGGGGAACGATGCCGGCTTCGGTATACTCAATCATGGCCAGATTGTCAGGCCGGGTAATTTTATTAAAATAGGTAATCACAACCTCACTGACCCGGCGCCATAAAATGCGTTTTACAGCCATGGCAGATGCAATGGCATCAGGGTCCGCATTGATGATTACAAGCACCTTGGCGGTTCCTGAAAAATGGGACAGAAATTGTTTAACTTTTTCCCGGTTACTGGTCATAACTAATTTGTCCGTTTCCTGAAAAAAACAGGGTCAAGGTAATAAACGCATAACCTGCAATGGCCAGTATCGCAAACCATCCCTGAAAAACACCCAGGGGGGCCAACACCAATGCTGTAAGCCAGTGTACCATGATCACGGTGGTTGAGTGAAGCCTGATGGGAAAATCGTCAAACCGGCAGATCACTGCCAGACCGCACAAGTTCCAGCCGTAAAGGGAGGCAAACACATGGATGTGAAGCAGCCACTTGGTTTTCAACGGATCATATCCATCCTGCATCTGTAAACAAATATAGGCAATGCCCGTCACTGCCGTAACAATGAGAAATCCAATGCCGGAGGTTAAAAATTTTTTTTGCTGCATGCTGTCCGCAAACGTGTAATAGAGCATGAACACCATGACCACGGCTGTGAACAATGCTGCGGTCACAAAAATCTGGGGCAAAAATTTTCCAAATAAAATGAAAATAAAAAATACGATGACCCCCACCGTGATGGTCCAGAAGCATAATTCCATGATGGATTTGCTTTTGGGACCTTCGATCTTTTTTAACATATTAAAAACAAGAGAGAGGGTAACCAGAGACAAGGGAAATGAATACCCTAGAAAAAAGGTGTCCAGGGTCAATTTCTCCATATGCACCCAATGGGTATATTCGTTGTTGATGATCACTACAGACGCCATGGCAATGCCGATGGACAGGCACCATAGAGAGGCCTGGTGAAATTTTTCAGACACCGACACCCCGGGAAGAAAAAATTGATAAGGCACAATGGAAAATTTGTTGATGCGTATTTTTTCCACCAACGCCCAGAGTACCACGGAAACCGCTAAGGTCAGCGGATACCACTTGAGAAATGCACTAAATGCATAGACCAGGGAAAGCACAAAAAACAACTTCACATGGTTGGATACTTTGATCTGCCGTTCAGTGTAATACAAAAGAATCGTGCCGCCGGAACACAAATTAAATAAAAATATGTGCAGGCGCTCAAAACTCAAATCATCCACAGGGAAATAGATATCCGTATATCCCAGCCCTAAAGCCAATATCATTAAAGAGGAGAATAAAGCCTTTAATCGAATCGTCATTTACATTTCTCCATCTGTTTTTTTACGGCAACCCTGCCCAGCACATGTCCCAAGGCCATTCCCAATTTGGGATGGACAAATTTATAGCCGCTTTTAATTAATTTTTCAGGCA
This window of the uncultured Desulfobacter sp. genome carries:
- a CDS encoding rubredoxin, producing the protein MYDPAQGDPDSGIAPGTAFEDLPENWNCPVCGEPKCEFRKKG
- the cydB gene encoding cytochrome d ubiquinol oxidase subunit II; protein product: MDLQTIWFFLWGLLWAVFFLTDGFDFGIGILYPFAGKTDRDKRVMLNAKGPLWDGNEVWLITAGGVTFAAFPKVYATMFSSLYTPLLLILFALIFRGVALHFRGKIESPAWKKIWDTLIFLGSFFPALLFGVAFANIFAGIPFDDQGLYHGNTLKLLNPYGLLGGVLFVLLFMLHGANWMTIKATGELQERFATIAAKIWMVLVPVAVVFLIASYFATNLYANYIKSPALFLVIFVAVAALLCARYFTAQKAWFSAWFASALTIMGCTFFGVCGLFPTLFPSSMDPTWSLTAFNASSSPLTLKIMLGVVAIFIPLVIAYQTWSYYLFKDPVSDEDLDMDEAY
- a CDS encoding DHH family phosphoesterase — translated: MTSNREKVKQFLSHFSGTAKVLVIINADPDAIASAMAVKRILWRRVSEVVITYFNKITRPDNLAMIEYTEAGIVPLTDVDKALFNKFVVVDSQPDHNENFSGIEYDAIIDHHPLSCTDGVFVDIRPDYGACSTMLSEYMRSLNVKPSAKLASALMLGIKTDTANFTRQASSRDIRAFQFLYKYANMNIVTKVERAYMTESDLDFLGNAIKKRTIRDNRAFYHAGIISKPDELVVAADFFLSIAGVNWSVVSGVVDKRLIVILRNDGLRKGAGKTAQEAFSKFGSAGGHKTMARAELDISLIRKEIKRVNQKALAQWVVERITQTAGKKIE
- a CDS encoding rubredoxin, with the translated sequence MDKYVCGPCGYVYDPAEGDADGGIDPGTAFEDLPEDWVCPVCGAAKDEFEKE